A part of bacterium genomic DNA contains:
- a CDS encoding cytochrome c1, protein PAGAAAVARGREVFAQVCRSCHGLRYLGERAPLAESDARAAFGKVPPDLSLMALARGREGQGAAYIAALLSAYVDAPEKNRVSPGIAMPAPFAGDDPDLRRKAADVAAYLLFAADPHAAERRRIGAGVLVYLAALAALLFLVNRRTWSGLRDRGGARGGDAPGA, encoded by the coding sequence CCCGCCGGCGCGGCGGCGGTCGCCCGCGGCCGGGAGGTCTTCGCGCAGGTCTGCCGCTCCTGCCACGGGCTGCGCTACCTCGGCGAGCGCGCGCCGCTTGCCGAGAGCGATGCGCGCGCCGCCTTCGGCAAGGTCCCCCCGGACCTCTCGCTCATGGCGCTGGCCCGGGGGCGCGAGGGGCAGGGTGCGGCGTACATCGCGGCGCTGCTGTCGGCGTACGTGGACGCGCCGGAGAAGAACCGCGTCTCCCCGGGCATCGCGATGCCGGCCCCGTTCGCCGGGGACGACCCGGATCTGCGGCGCAAGGCGGCCGACGTCGCGGCCTATCTCCTGTTCGCCGCGGACCCCCACGCCGCCGAGAGGCGCAGGATCGGCGCCGGCGTCCTCGTCTACCTCGCCGCGCTCGCCGCGCTGCTCTTCCTCGTGAACCGGCGCACCTGGTCGGGTCTGAGGGACCGCGGCGGCGCGCGGGGCGGGGATGCCCCGGGCGCCTAG